In Peptococcaceae bacterium, a single genomic region encodes these proteins:
- a CDS encoding ABC transporter substrate-binding protein: MYFKSSVSSRVVVLIVLICFIATIGLMGCSKKAEEKAQASVIKVGWIAPFSGNYAWAGEYLLNGAKLAAEEINAKGGVNGVKIDIVYEDDGGDPTKSVNATIKLIEKDKVNIIMGPFNSSCTLANMKETERRQMPQITFSLSPVITKQNNQWIFRMSPSDEVTMTSILEYAVKVQGKKNIAFLTDTTDYGTGGYIVGAPYLEKNGLKPLTNEKFNIPDKDFTAQLLNIKKANPDALLLHGDEADCGLIAKQRIQLGMKDLEIIGGLPLTGTKYLETGGAEAVEGTIVATSFLASNPSPKVQDFVKNFTQKYGYAPEARCAAAYDGMYILAEALKHSQGKIDNISLRDAIRKVQNMEGVQGVFNFDEVGEGLHTVLKGIYRSGKIEFLAK, translated from the coding sequence ATGTATTTTAAGTCAAGTGTATCCTCCAGGGTTGTAGTACTAATCGTGCTGATTTGTTTTATCGCCACGATCGGTTTGATGGGTTGCAGCAAGAAAGCGGAGGAAAAGGCTCAAGCGAGTGTGATCAAAGTTGGCTGGATTGCGCCGTTTTCCGGCAACTATGCCTGGGCAGGCGAGTACTTGCTGAACGGGGCGAAACTGGCCGCCGAGGAAATTAACGCCAAAGGCGGGGTCAACGGGGTAAAAATTGATATTGTTTATGAAGATGACGGCGGAGATCCGACGAAATCTGTAAATGCTACCATTAAACTCATTGAAAAGGATAAAGTAAACATCATCATGGGGCCGTTTAACAGTTCCTGCACCCTGGCCAATATGAAGGAAACGGAACGGCGGCAGATGCCCCAGATCACATTCTCCCTAAGCCCCGTTATAACCAAGCAAAATAACCAATGGATCTTCCGGATGAGTCCCTCTGACGAAGTGACAATGACCAGCATACTGGAATACGCCGTAAAGGTTCAGGGCAAGAAAAATATTGCATTCTTGACCGATACGACTGATTATGGGACAGGCGGGTATATTGTTGGGGCTCCTTATCTGGAGAAAAACGGGCTGAAGCCTTTAACCAACGAAAAATTTAATATTCCGGATAAAGATTTCACAGCCCAGCTTCTCAATATAAAAAAGGCAAATCCTGATGCTCTATTACTGCACGGCGATGAAGCGGACTGCGGCCTGATCGCCAAGCAGAGAATACAGCTGGGAATGAAAGACCTGGAGATCATTGGCGGGCTGCCCTTGACAGGAACCAAATACCTTGAAACAGGCGGCGCCGAGGCAGTAGAGGGAACAATTGTGGCCACCTCATTCCTGGCCTCCAATCCTAGCCCCAAAGTGCAAGATTTTGTAAAGAATTTCACCCAAAAATATGGGTATGCTCCCGAAGCTCGCTGCGCTGCTGCTTATGACGGCATGTATATCCTGGCGGAGGCACTCAAGCACAGCCAAGGAAAGATTGACAATATATCACTGCGTGACGCTATTCGCAAGGTACAGAACATGGAAGGCGTACAGGGAGTGTTTAATTTCGACGAGGTTGGAGAAGGACTGCATACTGTCTTGAAAGGAATCTACCGCAGCGGAAAAATAGAATTCTTGGCCAAGTAG
- a CDS encoding branched-chain amino acid ABC transporter permease, with amino-acid sequence MNSFQMFAQQVIGGLAIGSMYALIALGFTLIYSGMRVVNWAQGEFFMVGAYVGLTAYVSWKWPFFLAFLFSAAVMFVAGLITERVAIKPVRRAIDLTLLMITIGISIVVKQLAILIWSPIGASFPSVFGDAPYEFLGLYVVPEDVCVFLIGILLMLVLYLLLFKTKLGMGMRAVAQSRDTAAIMGVNIERIDLLTFGVAIALAAAAGVIMAPLAYVEPAMGASVGIKGFVASVLGGFGNLFGAIFGGLFLGLAETIGAYFISSGYKDAIAFSILIIVLAFKPTGLFYRKSQR; translated from the coding sequence ATGAATTCCTTCCAGATGTTCGCGCAACAGGTTATTGGCGGTCTTGCTATCGGAAGCATGTATGCCCTTATCGCCCTTGGGTTCACTCTGATTTATTCCGGAATGAGGGTCGTGAACTGGGCCCAGGGGGAATTCTTTATGGTCGGGGCATATGTGGGTCTAACCGCTTATGTTTCGTGGAAGTGGCCGTTTTTTCTGGCGTTTCTCTTCAGTGCCGCGGTGATGTTCGTTGCCGGCTTGATCACGGAAAGGGTTGCCATTAAGCCGGTCAGGAGGGCGATTGACCTTACCCTGTTGATGATTACCATTGGCATCAGCATTGTGGTGAAGCAGCTGGCTATCCTGATCTGGTCACCGATTGGCGCGTCTTTTCCATCGGTATTTGGAGATGCCCCATATGAGTTTTTAGGATTATATGTGGTTCCCGAGGATGTCTGCGTCTTTTTGATCGGCATTCTGTTGATGCTTGTTCTTTATCTGCTGTTGTTTAAGACCAAACTGGGAATGGGTATGCGCGCTGTCGCTCAGTCCAGGGATACGGCGGCGATTATGGGCGTAAACATTGAGAGGATAGATTTGTTAACCTTTGGCGTGGCTATTGCTCTCGCCGCGGCAGCGGGGGTAATAATGGCTCCCCTGGCTTATGTTGAGCCCGCCATGGGAGCTTCGGTGGGCATTAAAGGTTTTGTGGCCTCCGTGCTGGGGGGGTTCGGTAATCTCTTTGGCGCTATTTTTGGCGGGTTGTTCCTGGGCCTGGCCGAGACAATTGGGGCCTACTTTATTTCTTCGGGATACAAGGATGCGATAGCCTTCAGCATTTTAATAATCGTTTTAGCCTTTAAACCAACAGGTTTATTCTATAGAAAGTCGCAAAGGTAG
- a CDS encoding branched-chain amino acid ABC transporter permease, which yields MARLAELVETIKIKKWLGVLLLLAVLLMPYIADSYWLHVLIIVAVYIILAIGLNMLTGVTGLLSIGHAAFFGIGAYTSALLAIKLNLSFWITLPLATILAGILGLLLSLPCLRLKGPYLTITTIGFGQIIYTFFVEWRELTKGPMGLTGIPSPKIGSFSIASSQAYYYLILVFVFLAIFVAMRIENSIYGRSMKAIRDDELSAEISGVNVIYYKMYAFALSAVYAGLAGGLYAHYLCFLSPDSFTFDFSTMMLMMILIGGLGSVQGAIIGAFIVALLPEMLREFKMYQMIIYGLLLILGMIYMPKGIVQLYHNVVGALGRKDSDGQISRATKQ from the coding sequence ATGGCAAGATTGGCTGAATTGGTGGAAACGATAAAAATAAAAAAATGGCTGGGTGTTCTGTTGCTGCTGGCAGTGCTGTTGATGCCATATATTGCCGATTCTTACTGGCTTCACGTGCTGATCATCGTGGCCGTGTATATTATTTTGGCAATAGGACTGAACATGCTGACAGGTGTCACCGGATTGCTTTCTATAGGGCATGCGGCTTTTTTCGGGATTGGCGCGTATACCTCCGCGCTGCTGGCGATTAAACTTAATCTCTCCTTTTGGATAACCCTGCCCCTGGCGACGATACTTGCAGGAATTCTTGGCCTTCTTCTCAGCCTGCCGTGCCTGAGGCTGAAAGGGCCTTACCTTACAATAACAACTATCGGGTTCGGGCAGATCATCTATACTTTTTTCGTGGAATGGAGAGAACTAACCAAAGGACCGATGGGTTTAACGGGTATTCCCTCTCCTAAAATAGGAAGCTTTTCAATTGCCAGCAGCCAGGCGTACTATTACCTGATTTTAGTCTTTGTTTTCTTGGCCATATTTGTGGCGATGAGAATTGAGAACTCCATCTATGGAAGATCGATGAAGGCTATCAGGGATGATGAGTTATCCGCCGAGATTTCAGGAGTTAACGTCATCTATTATAAAATGTATGCCTTTGCGCTGAGCGCTGTCTATGCGGGTTTGGCAGGCGGTCTTTATGCGCATTACCTTTGCTTTTTAAGCCCGGACAGTTTTACTTTTGATTTTTCCACAATGATGCTGATGATGATTTTGATCGGCGGACTTGGTTCCGTGCAAGGGGCAATTATCGGCGCATTCATTGTGGCGCTTCTTCCGGAAATGTTGCGGGAATTCAAGATGTACCAGATGATAATCTACGGGCTTCTTCTCATTTTGGGGATGATTTACATGCCTAAAGGAATTGTACAACTATACCATAATGTTGTCGGCGCATTAGGACGCAAGGATAGTGACGGGCAGATTTCTAG